Proteins from a single region of Gordonia hongkongensis:
- a CDS encoding FHA domain-containing protein FhaB/FipA yields the protein MQGLVLQLTRIGFLLLLWLFVFAVIRTLRADIASAGGLRMPRYSGGSEKRRRGGGVRGAARYLVVTHGALANTRISLGQQPVLLGRADDSTLVLTDDYASERHARLSRRGDDWYVEDLGSTNGTYLDRSKVTTAVKVPLNTPIRIGKTVIELRP from the coding sequence ATGCAGGGCTTGGTGCTGCAACTGACCCGCATCGGGTTCCTGTTGTTGCTCTGGTTGTTCGTCTTCGCCGTGATCCGCACCCTGCGCGCCGACATCGCGTCGGCCGGCGGTCTGCGTATGCCCCGGTACTCGGGCGGCTCGGAGAAACGACGCCGCGGTGGTGGCGTCCGCGGCGCGGCCCGCTACCTCGTGGTGACCCACGGTGCACTGGCGAACACACGGATCAGCCTCGGCCAGCAACCGGTCCTGCTCGGACGCGCGGACGACTCGACGCTCGTGCTCACCGACGACTACGCCTCCGAACGGCACGCGCGGCTCTCGCGACGCGGCGACGACTGGTACGTCGAAGACCTCGGCTCCACCAACGGCACCTACCTCGATCGTTCCAAGGTGACAACCGCGGTCAAGGTGCCGCTGAACACGCCGATCCGCATCGGCAAGACCGTGATCGAGTTGCGCCCGTGA
- a CDS encoding DUF3662 and FHA domain-containing protein, whose amino-acid sequence MGILQRLERKLEGAVDDGFARVFGGQVAPQEIENGLQREAEESLENLGDGTVLAANSYTLLFSPTDHQHIAAEYELNRKTFSKHLENFIKDNGWQTYGKVVVEFEQSPSLHTGIFRARGTVNPDARPRPVGARPEQPHGAPVPGPPAGRPAPVPPPTDAPDQGAPKMTQNPGYDQRRGADPAYDQYGQGSGQQGDQGYGQQGYDQYGQQPGYDQGYDQQGYGQQAYDQGYGQQPGYGQQGYSQQGYDQQSYGQQPGYGQQGYEQQGYGQQPGYDQGYGQQPGYGQQGYDQQGYGQQPAYDQGYGQQGYEQQGYGQQAYGQQPAGYDYQGGYDQGYGAGRPAAGYAPSSITLLLEDGSNRTFQLHEGSNVIGRGQDAQFRLPDTGVSRRHVEIRWDGATAMLTDLNSTNGTTVNDLQVNTWELADGDRIRVGHSDITVRFQ is encoded by the coding sequence GTGGGGATCCTGCAACGACTGGAACGCAAGCTCGAAGGTGCAGTTGACGACGGTTTTGCCCGTGTCTTCGGTGGTCAGGTGGCCCCGCAGGAGATCGAGAACGGGCTACAGCGAGAAGCCGAGGAGTCGCTCGAGAACCTCGGTGACGGTACGGTCCTTGCGGCCAACAGCTACACGCTGCTGTTCAGTCCCACCGATCATCAGCACATCGCTGCGGAATACGAGCTGAACCGCAAGACTTTCTCGAAGCATTTGGAAAACTTCATCAAGGACAACGGGTGGCAGACCTACGGCAAGGTCGTCGTAGAGTTCGAGCAATCGCCGTCCTTGCACACGGGGATCTTCCGCGCACGCGGCACGGTCAACCCGGATGCGCGGCCCCGCCCGGTGGGAGCGCGTCCGGAACAGCCGCACGGTGCACCGGTCCCCGGCCCGCCGGCCGGACGCCCGGCCCCTGTTCCCCCACCTACCGACGCCCCCGACCAAGGAGCCCCCAAGATGACTCAGAATCCCGGATACGACCAGCGCAGGGGCGCCGATCCCGCGTACGACCAGTACGGCCAGGGATCGGGACAGCAGGGCGACCAGGGTTACGGCCAACAGGGCTACGACCAGTACGGTCAGCAGCCCGGCTACGACCAGGGATACGACCAGCAGGGCTACGGCCAGCAAGCGTACGACCAGGGTTACGGCCAGCAGCCCGGCTACGGACAGCAGGGTTACAGCCAGCAGGGCTACGACCAGCAGTCCTATGGCCAGCAGCCCGGGTACGGCCAGCAAGGCTACGAGCAGCAGGGCTACGGTCAACAACCCGGCTACGACCAGGGCTATGGCCAGCAGCCCGGCTACGGACAGCAGGGTTACGACCAGCAGGGCTACGGCCAGCAGCCCGCCTACGACCAGGGTTACGGCCAGCAGGGCTATGAGCAGCAGGGCTACGGCCAGCAGGCGTACGGTCAGCAGCCCGCCGGGTACGACTACCAGGGCGGGTACGACCAGGGTTACGGCGCGGGCCGGCCGGCAGCGGGGTACGCCCCGTCGTCGATCACGTTGCTGCTCGAGGACGGCAGCAACCGCACCTTCCAGCTGCACGAGGGATCCAATGTGATCGGCCGCGGACAGGACGCACAGTTCCGTCTTCCCGACACCGGCGTTTCGCGCCGGCACGTGGAGATCCGCTGGGACGGCGCGACCGCCATGCTCACCGATCTCAACTCAACCAACGGCACCACCGTCAACGATCTCCAGGTGAACACCTGGGAACTCGCCGACGGCGACCGCATCCGCGTCGGACACTCCGACATCACCGTCCGGTTCCAGTAG
- a CDS encoding type I restriction-modification system subunit M: MKTTDLAKVRNTLWAAADELRANSKLTPVQYRNPVLGLVFLAYAENRFEAVRGEVEGRASARNPASVADYKAKSVLYVPAESRLSYLNDLPEGDDIGKAVDEAIKAIEAANPELKDILPRGYQKLERSTLIELLRLFAPLPTQLEGDAFGFIYEDFLSNFAAQEGKGGGEYFTPYSIVRLIVDILEPFSGRVLDPACGSGGMFVQCAKFVERHHESATRKLSIFGNEKTEDTVPLAKMNLALHGLSGDIRQANSYYEDPHKAVGTFDYVMANPPFNVDKVKKDHLAGDKRFPFGIPKPDNANYLWIQEFYAALGPKGRAGFVMANSAGDAGHSEGEIRRQIIESGAVDVMVAISSNFFYTVTLPVTLWFLDKAKAGTPREGTVLFLDARHTYRQIDRAHRDFMPEQIEFLANVVRLYRGEGVETIAGSEVLLKEKFPDGKYVDVAGLCRVVTHAEIADQGWSLNPGRYTGSETVADTDVDFAAKLEELYEEFTCLSDEAEGLRAQVDTILDGILDHE; encoded by the coding sequence TTGAAGACGACTGACCTCGCCAAGGTGCGCAACACCCTTTGGGCCGCCGCTGACGAACTGCGAGCAAACTCGAAGTTGACGCCGGTCCAGTACCGCAATCCGGTTCTCGGCCTGGTGTTCCTGGCGTACGCAGAAAACCGCTTCGAGGCCGTCCGCGGCGAGGTTGAGGGAAGGGCTTCCGCCCGTAACCCCGCCTCGGTTGCGGACTATAAGGCCAAGTCGGTGCTCTATGTCCCGGCAGAGTCGCGGCTGTCGTACCTCAACGACTTGCCAGAGGGCGACGATATCGGCAAGGCAGTCGACGAGGCGATCAAGGCGATCGAGGCTGCCAACCCCGAACTCAAGGACATTCTCCCGCGCGGGTACCAGAAGCTTGAGCGCTCGACTTTGATCGAGCTGCTGCGGTTGTTTGCGCCGCTGCCCACACAGCTGGAAGGCGACGCCTTCGGCTTCATCTACGAGGACTTCCTCTCAAACTTCGCCGCGCAAGAGGGTAAGGGCGGCGGTGAGTACTTCACGCCATACTCCATCGTCCGGCTGATCGTCGACATTTTGGAGCCCTTTTCAGGTCGCGTCCTCGATCCCGCCTGCGGATCGGGTGGCATGTTCGTCCAGTGCGCTAAATTCGTTGAACGTCATCATGAGTCGGCAACGCGCAAGCTCTCGATCTTCGGCAACGAAAAGACTGAAGACACGGTTCCGTTGGCCAAAATGAACCTTGCACTGCATGGTCTATCTGGCGACATCCGGCAAGCCAACAGCTACTACGAAGATCCACACAAAGCCGTCGGTACATTTGACTACGTCATGGCCAACCCGCCGTTCAACGTCGACAAGGTCAAGAAAGATCATCTTGCTGGCGACAAGCGCTTCCCATTCGGGATACCCAAGCCCGACAACGCCAACTATCTGTGGATACAGGAGTTTTACGCGGCCCTCGGACCAAAGGGTCGAGCAGGCTTCGTCATGGCGAATTCAGCCGGGGATGCAGGACACTCCGAAGGGGAGATCCGAAGGCAGATCATCGAATCTGGGGCGGTCGACGTGATGGTCGCGATCAGCTCGAACTTCTTCTACACGGTAACGCTCCCGGTGACATTGTGGTTTTTAGACAAAGCTAAGGCCGGAACGCCACGCGAAGGAACCGTGCTTTTCCTCGATGCACGGCACACATACCGGCAGATCGATCGTGCTCACCGCGATTTTATGCCCGAACAGATCGAGTTTCTCGCCAACGTTGTCCGGCTCTACCGAGGTGAAGGGGTGGAGACGATTGCGGGCAGCGAGGTGTTGCTCAAGGAGAAATTTCCCGACGGGAAGTACGTTGACGTAGCCGGTCTCTGCAGAGTCGTAACGCACGCTGAGATCGCCGATCAGGGGTGGAGTCTCAACCCCGGCCGTTACACCGGATCTGAAACCGTGGCGGATACCGATGTGGACTTCGCCGCGAAGCTCGAGGAATTGTACGAGGAGTTCACTTGTCTCAGCGATGAGGCGGAGGGTTTACGTGCGCAGGTCGATACAATTCTCGACGGGATTCTCGATCATGAGTAG
- a CDS encoding restriction endonuclease subunit S: protein MSRWRDVTLADVAERVDYGFTASASSDLNLPRFLRITDIARPSLDWSRVPGCLIDENDFKRYELAADDIVVARTGATVGYAKRIRMHPRAVFASYLVRFRLRGDVDPRFVGAVVESHAYKRWVQQNAGGAAQPNASAKVLGAFPFSLPDRPTQARVGAVFDTIDALIENNRRRVEVLEEMARAIYREWFVKFRYPGYEDVPLVDSALGPIPVGWEVHPFSAIVEYHIGGGWGTEQEGTGSAEPAYVIRGTDIPRVAHSDVTTVPFRFHRESNLRSRKLRHGDIVLEVSGGSKGQPVGRSLLIRQSLLDAFDAPTMCASFCKLVRVNPAVAEPGIVFLMLQEAYANGQLDTFQVQSTGITNFRWKPFLQHFKVPMPPRQQQKELVQVFDRLGDLAATSGRRIVVLTQIRDMLLPKLVSGQLDVSLLDLSALVADRVE from the coding sequence ATGAGTAGGTGGCGCGACGTTACGCTCGCGGATGTCGCTGAACGGGTGGATTATGGATTTACGGCCTCGGCGTCATCAGACCTCAATCTGCCAAGGTTTCTCCGCATCACAGATATCGCTCGGCCCAGCCTCGATTGGTCGAGGGTGCCCGGTTGTCTGATCGACGAGAATGATTTCAAGAGGTACGAGCTCGCCGCCGACGACATCGTCGTTGCTCGGACGGGCGCGACCGTTGGGTACGCAAAGCGCATTCGGATGCACCCACGGGCGGTGTTTGCCTCGTATCTCGTGCGATTCAGACTGAGAGGCGATGTTGATCCGCGCTTTGTGGGTGCGGTTGTGGAATCCCACGCTTATAAACGGTGGGTTCAGCAGAACGCAGGTGGTGCAGCCCAACCGAATGCGAGTGCCAAGGTGCTCGGAGCATTCCCGTTCAGTTTGCCCGACAGGCCGACTCAAGCGCGGGTTGGGGCAGTGTTCGATACGATTGATGCTCTGATCGAGAACAACCGGCGGCGGGTGGAGGTGCTGGAGGAGATGGCGCGGGCCATCTACCGCGAGTGGTTCGTTAAGTTCCGCTACCCTGGCTACGAAGACGTTCCACTCGTCGACTCCGCCCTCGGTCCGATCCCGGTCGGGTGGGAGGTACATCCGTTCTCCGCGATAGTGGAGTACCACATCGGGGGCGGGTGGGGTACAGAACAAGAAGGGACGGGTTCGGCGGAACCTGCATACGTCATTCGTGGGACCGATATTCCACGCGTGGCCCATTCAGACGTGACGACCGTTCCATTCCGTTTCCACCGCGAATCCAATCTTCGTTCTAGAAAGCTCAGGCACGGGGACATCGTCCTTGAAGTTTCCGGCGGTAGCAAAGGCCAGCCGGTTGGCCGCTCACTGCTTATACGGCAGTCTTTGCTCGATGCGTTTGACGCACCGACAATGTGTGCCAGCTTCTGCAAACTGGTCCGGGTCAACCCGGCCGTAGCTGAGCCCGGCATCGTGTTCCTAATGCTGCAGGAAGCCTATGCGAATGGCCAGTTGGACACCTTCCAGGTCCAGTCGACAGGCATCACGAACTTCAGGTGGAAACCCTTCCTACAGCATTTCAAAGTTCCAATGCCTCCTCGGCAGCAGCAGAAAGAGCTTGTTCAAGTCTTCGACCGTCTGGGCGACCTCGCCGCTACCAGCGGACGCAGGATTGTTGTCCTGACGCAAATCCGGGACATGCTGCTGCCAAAGCTCGTAAGTGGGCAGTTGGACGTGTCCTTGCTAGACCTTAGCGCTCTGGTGGCAGATCGGGTTGAGTGA
- a CDS encoding type I restriction endonuclease subunit R: MELLGELGWTPIDAFHEILGSDGTLGRHSQHDVILTHRLRFALRKLNSEDVPDLAFDEAIVALTKDRSVMDRARANQEVYDLLRDGYQAEWVDDNGDRQIETVRYVDLRDPLNNDLLAVQQMWVKGPLHSRRLDVALFVNGVPFVVLEFKEPNAPVKSAYDDNLTDYRDTIPQLFVPNCFVLLANGSEAKVGSTYAPWDFFSDWKVVDAFGARSKIALETALRGTCDPTNLLDLFENFVAYMERPGGLIKITARSHQYLGVNAAIENLHRARAEQDKRLGVFWHTQGSGKSLSMLWFTRKVLRHVRGRWTFVMVTDRSELDTQLHGEFADAGAIPPEARVHADSIAHLRELLAADHRYVFTLIQKFQPSKGERQMPVLSDRSDVIVLTDEAHRSQYDTLALNMRTALPNASMMGFTGTPLIAGEEQATRQQFGDYVSIYNFGDAIEDGATVPLYYENRIPELQLTNAEFAEELDALLEEAELDEDAEGALARRFGKQYTLLTRPERLRTLAKDLVAHFAGRGFSGKAMYVGLDKAAAVRMYGLVQVAWNEQITDLKRQHDALPELERPWLASRIKLMETTDMAVVVSQSQNELKMLDDLGLDIRPHRERMNREDLAEKFKDPNDPLRLVFVCAMWMTGFDAPSVSTIYLDRPMKNHTLMQTIARANRVFPEKDNGLIVDYVGVFRNLEKALAVYGAADEGESPIEIIDALAAALDAAVAELINFCAAVGVDLIVLRDAEGFDHVAKRDAAVEALLVDEQTRNDFTGKARQVRRLFKALLPNTKAAAQQRTVAAIRVLAERINEVTKPPTPDIGSVADAVDALLDRSVGAEEYVIRAAAEGSEPDPLIDLSQIDFDGLAAKLAGRKRAETDRMAQLLRQQAVGAALRNPTRYELVERIEQLIAEYNAGSVNIDEYLRRLIELSKTLTAEEDRAVREGMTEEELAIFDLLTKPDPVLTTEERERVQASAKTVLEHLHEKLVQDWRRKVDVMNDVNSTIRRVLDSGLPETPYTVDIFREKVQLVYDHVLSAYGDDGESVYSRRTDFRFPSQNVEIEPAGPIDVNKVADDVVARIHADPIFAAHVAEQLHEQRPRG, encoded by the coding sequence ATGGAGTTGTTGGGTGAGCTTGGCTGGACTCCTATCGACGCCTTCCATGAAATCCTGGGCTCTGATGGCACTTTGGGACGTCACTCTCAGCACGATGTGATTCTCACGCACCGCCTGCGCTTTGCGTTGCGCAAACTCAACTCCGAAGACGTCCCTGATCTAGCTTTCGACGAAGCGATCGTGGCGCTGACCAAGGACCGCTCGGTGATGGACCGGGCGCGCGCCAACCAAGAGGTCTACGACTTGCTACGCGATGGCTACCAAGCCGAGTGGGTGGATGACAACGGCGACAGACAGATTGAAACGGTCCGCTACGTTGATCTGCGCGATCCTCTGAACAACGACCTGCTGGCAGTCCAACAAATGTGGGTCAAGGGACCCTTGCACAGCCGGCGCCTCGACGTGGCTCTGTTCGTCAACGGTGTGCCGTTCGTAGTGCTGGAGTTCAAAGAGCCTAATGCGCCAGTCAAGTCTGCTTACGACGACAATCTCACCGACTATCGGGACACCATCCCGCAGCTCTTCGTCCCTAACTGCTTCGTGCTGCTCGCCAACGGCAGTGAGGCGAAGGTCGGGTCGACATATGCGCCGTGGGACTTCTTCTCGGACTGGAAAGTTGTTGACGCATTCGGTGCTCGCAGCAAGATTGCCCTAGAGACAGCACTTCGCGGCACCTGCGATCCGACAAACCTGCTCGATCTGTTCGAGAACTTCGTTGCCTACATGGAACGTCCCGGCGGGTTAATCAAGATCACGGCGCGCTCACACCAGTACCTGGGCGTCAACGCTGCGATCGAGAATCTCCACCGGGCCCGCGCCGAACAGGACAAGCGCCTCGGGGTCTTCTGGCATACCCAAGGATCGGGCAAGAGCCTATCGATGCTTTGGTTTACGCGGAAGGTGTTGCGTCATGTGCGCGGCAGGTGGACCTTCGTGATGGTCACGGACCGAAGTGAACTCGATACGCAACTGCATGGGGAGTTCGCGGACGCCGGTGCGATCCCGCCCGAAGCACGAGTACACGCCGACTCCATCGCGCATTTGCGTGAACTACTTGCAGCTGACCACCGCTACGTCTTCACGCTGATTCAGAAGTTCCAGCCATCCAAGGGTGAACGGCAGATGCCGGTGCTATCCGACCGCTCGGACGTCATCGTCCTCACCGATGAGGCACACCGCAGCCAGTACGACACCCTGGCACTCAATATGCGAACCGCTCTGCCCAACGCCTCGATGATGGGCTTCACTGGAACCCCACTGATCGCAGGCGAAGAACAGGCGACCCGCCAGCAGTTCGGCGACTACGTCAGCATCTACAACTTCGGCGACGCCATCGAAGACGGCGCCACTGTCCCCCTCTACTACGAAAACCGCATCCCCGAGCTACAACTCACCAACGCAGAATTCGCTGAAGAACTCGATGCGCTGCTGGAGGAAGCGGAGCTCGACGAAGACGCAGAGGGAGCACTGGCACGCCGATTCGGAAAGCAGTACACACTTCTGACCCGTCCAGAGCGTTTGAGGACCCTCGCCAAAGACCTCGTTGCGCACTTCGCCGGCCGCGGGTTCTCGGGCAAGGCGATGTACGTCGGCCTCGACAAGGCCGCAGCGGTGAGGATGTACGGCCTCGTGCAGGTGGCGTGGAACGAGCAGATCACCGATCTGAAGCGGCAGCACGATGCTCTTCCCGAACTGGAACGACCCTGGCTGGCCTCTAGGATCAAGTTGATGGAGACCACAGACATGGCAGTCGTTGTCTCTCAAAGTCAGAACGAGTTGAAGATGCTCGACGACCTCGGCCTCGACATCCGGCCGCACCGCGAGCGCATGAACCGCGAGGATCTTGCCGAGAAGTTCAAGGACCCGAACGATCCGCTTCGGCTGGTGTTCGTGTGCGCGATGTGGATGACCGGCTTCGACGCCCCAAGTGTGTCGACCATCTACCTCGACCGCCCGATGAAGAACCACACCCTCATGCAGACCATCGCCCGTGCGAACCGCGTGTTCCCGGAGAAGGACAACGGCCTGATCGTCGACTACGTCGGCGTTTTCCGAAACCTCGAGAAGGCCCTCGCTGTCTATGGAGCGGCCGACGAGGGCGAATCGCCGATTGAGATCATCGACGCTCTCGCGGCGGCGCTCGACGCTGCTGTTGCTGAACTGATCAACTTCTGCGCGGCCGTAGGCGTCGATCTGATTGTGTTGCGCGACGCTGAGGGTTTCGACCACGTGGCTAAGCGGGACGCCGCTGTCGAGGCACTGCTGGTGGACGAGCAGACCCGCAACGACTTCACCGGGAAGGCGCGACAGGTACGGAGACTCTTTAAGGCGCTCCTTCCGAACACGAAAGCCGCTGCGCAGCAGCGCACTGTTGCAGCGATTCGAGTGCTTGCCGAGCGCATCAACGAAGTGACTAAACCTCCGACCCCCGACATCGGAAGTGTTGCCGATGCTGTCGACGCGTTGCTGGACCGCTCGGTCGGTGCCGAGGAGTACGTCATCCGCGCGGCTGCCGAAGGAAGCGAGCCCGACCCGCTAATCGACTTGTCGCAAATCGATTTTGACGGACTTGCCGCGAAGCTGGCCGGCCGCAAGCGCGCCGAGACCGACCGCATGGCTCAGCTTCTTCGCCAGCAAGCCGTCGGCGCAGCTTTGCGCAACCCGACACGCTACGAGCTGGTGGAGCGGATCGAGCAGTTGATCGCCGAATACAACGCGGGCAGTGTGAACATCGACGAGTACCTGCGTCGTCTCATCGAGCTATCGAAAACGCTGACCGCCGAGGAGGACCGAGCGGTCCGCGAAGGCATGACCGAGGAGGAGCTTGCGATCTTCGACCTTCTCACCAAACCTGATCCCGTGCTGACAACCGAGGAACGGGAGAGGGTTCAGGCAAGCGCGAAGACCGTGTTAGAGCACTTGCACGAGAAGCTGGTGCAGGACTGGCGACGCAAGGTGGACGTGATGAACGACGTCAACAGCACCATCCGACGCGTCCTCGACTCAGGTCTGCCCGAGACGCCGTACACCGTCGACATCTTTCGTGAGAAGGTACAGCTCGTCTACGATCACGTTCTCAGCGCATACGGAGACGACGGCGAAAGCGTCTACAGCCGACGCACCGACTTCAGGTTTCCAAGCCAGAACGTGGAAATCGAACCTGCGGGACCGATCGACGTGAACAAGGTCGCTGACGATGTCGTAGCGCGCATACATGCCGATCCGATATTTGCGGCACATGTTGCTGAGCAGCTGCATGAGCAGCGACCTCGCGGCTGA
- a CDS encoding DUF309 domain-containing protein, which translates to MSDNRDRDSDGRARQARPRDELGRPLPYGAQGVEPVSEKPLPPDETIAYAWQLLVEGRPFSAHEVFETRWKSCPPDERPLWQGLAQLCVGLTHHRRGNAVGARRLYDRAAAHLDEYERSHGPTYGMDLAAIRDRALAEIESDPA; encoded by the coding sequence ATGTCCGATAACCGCGACCGCGACTCCGACGGTCGCGCCCGCCAGGCTCGGCCGCGCGACGAGTTGGGACGGCCGCTGCCATATGGCGCACAGGGCGTCGAACCGGTGTCCGAAAAACCGTTGCCGCCCGACGAGACGATCGCTTACGCGTGGCAGCTGCTCGTGGAGGGTCGGCCGTTCTCCGCGCATGAGGTGTTCGAGACCCGGTGGAAGTCGTGTCCGCCGGACGAACGTCCGTTGTGGCAGGGACTTGCGCAGCTCTGCGTCGGTCTCACGCACCATCGTCGGGGCAACGCCGTCGGGGCTCGACGCCTCTACGACCGTGCCGCTGCGCACCTGGACGAGTACGAGCGGTCGCACGGACCGACCTACGGGATGGATCTCGCGGCTATCCGCGACCGTGCTCTCGCGGAGATCGAATCCGATCCGGCGTGA
- a CDS encoding dihydrofolate reductase family protein has protein sequence MRTLAITQNITVDGSIEMLTNWFDPTVDAPDLTAESHRQDAEADALLVGRQTFEDFRGFWPHQTDDATGVTDYLNAVHKYVVSSTMTDPEWQNSTVLSGDVVDEVTALKKADGKDIVVTGSISLCHKLISAGLVDEYRLFVYPTVQGSGRRLFPDGMEIPALQLMETKSFEQGVSLLRYRKV, from the coding sequence ATGCGAACGCTCGCGATCACCCAGAACATCACCGTCGACGGCTCGATCGAGATGTTGACCAACTGGTTCGACCCGACGGTCGACGCGCCGGACCTGACCGCGGAATCCCACCGGCAGGACGCCGAAGCCGACGCGCTGCTCGTCGGACGACAGACCTTCGAGGACTTCCGCGGTTTCTGGCCGCATCAGACCGACGACGCCACCGGGGTCACCGACTATCTGAACGCCGTCCACAAGTATGTGGTGTCGAGCACGATGACCGACCCCGAGTGGCAGAACTCGACGGTGCTGTCCGGTGACGTCGTCGACGAGGTGACCGCGCTGAAGAAGGCCGACGGTAAGGACATCGTCGTGACCGGGAGTATCAGCTTGTGCCACAAGCTGATCAGCGCCGGGCTGGTCGACGAATACCGGCTGTTCGTCTATCCGACCGTGCAGGGATCGGGTCGTCGCCTGTTCCCGGACGGGATGGAGATCCCCGCGCTGCAACTGATGGAGACCAAGAGCTTCGAACAGGGTGTCTCACTGTTGCGCTACCGGAAGGTGTGA
- a CDS encoding nitroreductase family deazaflavin-dependent oxidoreductase — MTSLFIRALQTHQWLYEHSGGLVGHRLLMGIPTLLLRTIGRRTGEARCNALTYARDGEAYLVVASNGGSPRPPGWLANLKAHPSVEVQVGRRRIQVTARATYPDHPDYARRFVLVDEVNRGRYAGYQKKTTRPLAIVELTPR, encoded by the coding sequence ATGACGTCGCTGTTCATCCGAGCACTGCAGACCCATCAATGGCTCTACGAGCATTCCGGCGGTCTCGTCGGCCACCGACTGCTGATGGGTATTCCCACGCTGCTGCTGCGGACGATCGGCCGCCGGACGGGCGAGGCGCGGTGCAATGCGCTCACCTATGCGCGCGATGGCGAGGCCTACCTGGTGGTCGCGTCGAACGGCGGATCGCCGCGACCCCCGGGGTGGCTCGCCAACCTCAAGGCCCACCCGAGCGTCGAGGTCCAGGTGGGTCGACGCCGCATCCAGGTCACCGCTCGGGCGACCTACCCCGACCACCCGGACTACGCCCGGCGCTTCGTCCTCGTCGACGAGGTGAACCGCGGTCGCTACGCCGGATACCAGAAGAAGACGACGCGCCCGCTGGCCATCGTCGAGCTGACGCCTCGGTAG
- a CDS encoding FBP domain-containing protein — protein sequence MHSLSDSQIRSSFVNASLRERKSVTLPPDFDELDWERLDFVGWRDPKLPMVGYLVIPTDDGVVGIMLRLGGRQPRNRPLCSFCEDVQLPNEVAFFSAKFAGAAGRKGNTVGTLICSNFECSTNVRAKPSAIFSTDDAETVRQQRIQALRSHLAGFAARVASGDSPLAPSSERAT from the coding sequence ATGCATTCCCTTTCCGATTCCCAGATCCGTTCGTCGTTCGTCAACGCCTCGCTGCGCGAACGCAAGAGCGTGACGCTCCCACCCGACTTCGACGAGTTGGATTGGGAGCGGTTGGATTTCGTCGGCTGGCGCGATCCGAAACTCCCGATGGTCGGCTATCTGGTCATCCCGACCGACGATGGTGTCGTCGGGATCATGCTGCGACTGGGCGGCCGACAGCCTCGCAACCGTCCGTTGTGTTCGTTCTGCGAAGACGTACAGCTGCCGAACGAGGTGGCGTTCTTCAGCGCGAAGTTCGCCGGAGCGGCGGGCCGCAAGGGCAACACCGTCGGGACACTCATCTGCTCGAACTTCGAATGTTCGACGAATGTCCGCGCGAAGCCGTCGGCCATCTTCTCCACCGACGACGCCGAAACCGTTCGGCAACAGCGGATTCAGGCATTGCGGAGTCACCTGGCCGGCTTCGCAGCGCGGGTGGCGAGCGGCGACAGCCCCTTGGCCCCCTCATCCGAAAGAGCCACATAA
- the wrbA gene encoding NAD(P)H:quinone oxidoreductase produces the protein MTNLAIIYYSSTGHGTTMAQALSKAGEAAGADVRVRHIAETRDPQAFADNPAWSANYEATKDLPEATGDDIVWADAVIFGSPTRFGSTASPFQTFIDSLGGLWADGKLADKVYAAYTSSNTAHGGQETTLVGLYTSLMHFGGILVPPGYTDGLKFADGNPYGVSHVTGPENKNPLDDATKAALAHMAQRVVTIAGRLAS, from the coding sequence ATGACCAACCTGGCGATCATCTACTACTCCTCCACCGGACACGGCACGACGATGGCGCAGGCGCTGTCGAAGGCCGGCGAAGCAGCCGGTGCAGACGTTCGGGTCCGGCACATCGCCGAGACCCGGGACCCCCAGGCCTTCGCCGACAACCCGGCCTGGTCGGCGAACTACGAGGCCACCAAGGACCTGCCCGAGGCGACCGGCGACGACATCGTCTGGGCCGATGCCGTGATCTTCGGCAGTCCGACACGATTCGGCAGCACGGCGTCGCCATTCCAGACCTTCATCGATTCGCTCGGTGGTCTGTGGGCCGACGGCAAGCTCGCCGACAAGGTCTACGCTGCGTACACCTCGAGCAACACCGCCCACGGCGGGCAGGAGACGACGCTCGTCGGGCTGTACACATCGCTCATGCATTTCGGCGGAATCCTGGTGCCTCCGGGTTACACCGACGGGCTGAAGTTCGCCGACGGCAACCCGTACGGCGTCTCCCACGTCACCGGCCCGGAGAACAAGAACCCGCTCGACGACGCGACCAAGGCCGCGCTCGCGCACATGGCGCAACGGGTTGTGACGATCGCGGGACGTCTCGCCTCCTGA
- a CDS encoding DUF2510 domain-containing protein, which translates to MAPQYPDVDRYHDGHAWAAHTRPASAQTSSRPAHLA; encoded by the coding sequence ATGGCCCCGCAGTATCCGGACGTGGACCGGTACCACGACGGCCACGCCTGGGCCGCTCACACGCGGCCCGCATCGGCGCAGACTAGTAGCCGGCCGGCTCACCTCGCGTGA